Below is a window of Ischnura elegans chromosome 1, ioIscEleg1.1, whole genome shotgun sequence DNA.
aatggaaataaattctcTACTCTACTCTAACTGGGAAATTAAAATCAGTCACACAAATTGCTGTCCTCATTTTAGAGGGGCATGATGCTTTAAGTTTCTCCAAATCAAAGTTGTGGGGCCAAGCTAAGAGAGGCATTCTATTGTTTATATTCCCACCGGAATGATGGAAAACCTCTGTGTAACTGTTTGCAATTGCCTTGTTTGTGATTGAGTTGGTCGTGGTAGATTATAACCAAAAGGAATATAAGATCTGCAGTTCTATTCCCAGCTtagggtaatttttttccacagcaataaatgtgaatttcaacacttttttagTGACAAGTTAGAAATATATCAAaatgatatccattcttaatttatttttgtatctaattttcaAGTTAGCTAAATAAATATTAAGGTTACTTCCCTTACCTTAAATTCAAATGTAAATCATATTTGTTTCTTTCTTGACACCATTCTTAACTATATTTGGTTCTGTTAGAAGATGGGTTATCCTTTGAGATGGAATTTATGAGGCGCCAAAAACTGGGCTCTAAAAAATTTCACTTACTACTAACCAAGGtgtcagttttaattttttctccattaatcCTACTGTGGACACGACGTGAGTGGCTGCACACCAGTCACTTCATTGTAACTGAGGCAGCAGTTCAACATGAATTTAAATTGAAGGAAACAGTTTGTTAAAATGGATTAAGGAGGTTATTGAGTACAACTAGTTCATTTGTGTTTATATAAGAATAGATTCAGATGAAATACAAAGAGTGCCACTTAAGAGTGTGGCAGCATGGGCCTGCTGCAAAGGTCGTGAGAAAACCCATCAGcttaaatttataattcaagCTATGCAACATGCGGCTCATAACAAATTGTATGTCGGGCAcacataatataaaatacagCAAGCCAGACTTAGAAGAAGTTCACCCAACTAGTTTCTTTGACAACCAAGAAATATAAAGTGTGCTGCATGTAGCGTGGTGGTGCACCCACTGAAATGTTAAAAATGGAGATAAATGGCagcttgtaaaataaaatttttcctacCACTATAGAAAGCACAATGTAAAGTAAAATTTGGACTTCCTATTTGCCAACTCAGCTAATGGATAACTCCTTTCAGCATCGCTTGCAGGGCCCTTCCTGCAATAAGGCAGCTAGCTCTTGACTTGGCCTTGCCATTGCAAATTCCTCTCATGTCTCCCTCAGGACAGATCAGCTTGACTACTTGCCAGGAATGTTGAATTAGACAAAACACTTTTTCTTGCATGAGCTGTTCTGGACTGATCTGACCAGACTGCATTCGGTGTCAGGTTCAGCCCAATTGCACATGGCAATTGTTATGATGCTCTTGAGCTCAAATAGCTATCTGTGTTGGGCCAGATTCAGTGGTGGAATAGAGTAACTCAAGGGTAGAGAGAATAACATCGAGCtactttcatttttatcgtaataaaaattcatcaagtcacttgcaaagtttaagaaagttatattttaactgattatacacgtatacaagacaatgccatcttatgatatgaaaaagttacaactgtggtcagtggcggatacagaaaaaactcaaggggggggcgcaacaaatcttgagttgtctttacttttatcgtaataaaagatgatcaagtcagaggcaaagtatatgaaattttaattttatttaaagtgattataaacgcatgtaaaagacaatgccatcttatgatataaaaaagttacagttgtggttttgcaatgttcagcaatacaagcggacccacaagggggggcgcgcgccccctgcgcccccatctgtatcggTCATTGACTGTGGTTCCACAAAGTTCAGCAATGTGGGCAGACCCGCAATGGGGGCACACCCCCTTGCATCACCTATATGTATCTGCTACTTGCCAGATTGTAGGTATTACTATATACATACGTAGTGGACCACTACTATATAGTGATATGCCATCAAAGCTCTAAGAAATCAAATccttcacaaattattttatCTGTATTTCAAGGTTGGTAGGTTGGTACCATAGGAAATTTCCCCACAGCCATTGGAGTTTGGCACATTCAGGGGCCACCAAGTTTTGATCGGATTGTTGAGAAGGGCATGTGAAATTAATATGTTCAAGGTAGGCGGAAGGTTTGGTAGACCACCTTCAGTTATTAACTCATATCAGACATATAAAGCAGTATACATGAATATATTCATGTTGGAGGAAAGCGATTGAGGAATGAATGACCGGAATCATATTACTATAAATTGACAAATTGCGTGACATAACTGCTTAGAAGTCTGATAATTTCCATATAACCATATTGTTCAGAGACCTTCGAGCTAGGGTCAACGAAGGAGGCTATAAGCTCTTGCAGAGGGTACTCAGgttcaggggcacagctaggatttaaggctgggggggttagaTGCAAGTAATACTGgagtgtatgggggtatggaatacccaccaggataagcggtaggtgtgagattaataaattgtggaattttaagataaatggtgagttttacggatttctgagggatattatattattccttacactattctattagtaatatcaatccaattaagtaaaatggaatatacttaaaatttctctgagctatgggggggttATCCTCTCCCCTCGCTACGCCTCTGCTAAAAGTAAAACATGGTAAAACTAAgtaaaaaaatagctgaaaacagcaccaagtaataataaaaactcaTTCCCTAGCATTCTGTGGAATAAAAATCTATTGAATCTTCTATTTTATACTGCTCTTTACAATTAAAGTGTTATGAATCTgataatatgattttatttatcgCTATCCTTATATCAGGAAAAAACGCGTACGGTGCCtacgacatttttttaaataatgcgcTCTTTTTCAGGCTTCGTAAATATCGAGATTCAACTGTTCGTTCATTGGTTGCTAGGTAAACATGGCTTCTCAGGAGGGACCGCAACTGCATCAAGTTGATTTAACAAAATTGAGTTTACCTCAGTTATCTCAGCTGAAGCAACAGTTAGATCAGGTAAGTAATTTCTTTCTCTGCTCGTAAAAGAGTGCGAAGCAGTCATTTTAATATAGCTGCTTTGTTATGTTGTTACCACGTTTTCGTCTTCACATGTCTCGTTGAAAGCcttgtttcattttgaagtgtATTTTGAGGCAGTGCAGCTTTtggtaattaaataaaatcttgcccaatattgaaaattttctgtctgTAGAAGCCTGGTATGGTGGGTGTATTTAGTATGTTTTTTCCCCATATTGAGTACTCATTATGCCTTGCTCTTTCATTTGCAGGAACTTACAGTATTTCAAGATTCCCTTCAAACTCTGAAAATTGCACAGCAAAAGTTCCAAGATTCTGGGGATTCCCTTGAGAAAATTACCCCGAAAGCCGAAGGAAATCCTATTTTGGTCCCGCTTACCGGTTCTGTATCCTTAAAATATTATGAGAGATAATAATGAAAGTGTTTGTAGCCATGattgattattttgattttgtaGGGACTTTAGTGTTTAGGTTTGGACTACCTTAGATATAAGATTTTAGGTAATATGTTGAACTCTTTTAGTGTTCAGAATGTGGATTATTCCATcaacttgtgtgaatgtgtgtgtagAATGTGGATATTCCATCAACTTGAGGAAtggagtattaaaaattttaatacatggCTATTGATCGCGCAAATCAATATGGGAGCTTGTCAGAATCCGATTCTATTTTTTCCTCCTAGGAATATATTGTGACACAATACAAGTTCGCGTTTCACCATAAATTGTGTTAGGAATAGTCATGAATTAATTACATTTGTATTCTGTTATTTATCATGGTCCTTAATGATTAAAAAGATGTATGTTCCGGGAAAGATAGCTGATGCAAACTCGGTAATAGTTGATGTTGGGACCGGATACTTCATAGAAAAGGTCTGATAAAGCTCATTTTAGGATTTGAAGGAGATAAATTTATGCACCTAATTCTTTAtgttaaagtattaatttttttcaggatattGATAGTGCTAAAGATTACTTCAAGAGGAAAGTTAATTATGTTACTGAAcagatggaaaaaatacaaactttgGGATTGGAAAAGAGTAAAATAAGAGATGGTAAGTTAAGTTATGCTTTTAATAGTGAGGACATCttagtattgaaaaattatttttttgttggcaTTTGTTCTCTTTGGAATTCATATCATGTGAAACGTGAaagtttttctgttatttttttttgctgtgacTATGTTGTTGTTGGATTTGCTATCCAAATTAAATTATAGTGTAGGGTATAATTTCATGAAAGAAAAGAACTGTTCATAGTATAGCTAAAACTTGAATATTGGTCAGATGGCATGCTTTCGTAATACCCTAAATATTTTGTGGGTGGCACCCTTGATATGCTACAAGTATGCTTTCTTCTTGTCATTGACCTTATTCTCCATtagagcgtttctacgtaactgtcatactagggttcaaaaattcaatttgaggtaaatggaccgttcaaagtcctggcatggtgtaaatattccaaattttaataatccgtacctgtttctccccatactccaaccattttttacgaaaacgccgcggaattgagctctcgtatcatatgagcaaatggttccgtttacagagccattctattactgaagatttcgcaactaagataagatttttctatgaaaatttccagttaaccattctccccaatcatgaGTGTGTCTTACCAAtgcatttcatcaatacttgaaagtcacatgttcacgcagaggaatgtaacacaacagtgcgtcgttttggtgtcagtcagtgacgattgacatacatttttttccgctgaccaaaatcgagggatgcgtgagataaattgtttcgtatccaaatcaagtccatcccaaggatgaaagatcagattaaaaaaattccccagcattcaccgttttagttcctgagggccgtcactgactgacattttaacctgtggtattgctcaagtttcaaattttggtgcgtgcgcttcattggccccggctggtacactaaattcgtggcataatatgttcttcgagtaataatgttatataaattttattgttctcagtaaattatttgtttatacagcggagtattttatttttttgccaattgttgtcttcggcatgccgcgtatcaccgtcaccttcattgtcgtcgtgTCGCTTCGGtgcgtttgttgtgaaagcgggacataggagtagaatgattgttgagatctgaaatcgTTACTTGTAGCATATGTAGGGATTgattaagatggcaaagacgggagcagagagacagcgcgagcatcgtgagaggaaaaagcaaagCGGTGAATGcaaggaattaaaaaggaagaatagagagcggcaatgagatcgtaacagatcatggcaagggtggtgttgatgtagttgggggcaaaggcagaagcatgacctgggaagcttATAAGTTGGGTTCTCCTGTAATTAATGCAGTACAAGCGTGCAATTAaaacagcaagaaaataaaattttgcagagatccctgtacacggcatttctctctccaatgaaatgctggactatCAGTGGCACCGCATTTCACCCATATggaacacactctttgttcaccatgtggaaTTAGTTgctaataatataattaagatgtctccttagacaatagatcatagtgctaggagtactcaccattttaagcgagaatatagaaatcgaagcaaaattagtggataaaatacatactatgtgcttatgtttctgtggggtagccaggaatttcgttcagggggggtataacacagggggaaaatgttttaaaaacagggtactagggaGAGGGTtccaaactaattttaacacttttttttgaaggaaaataattgtgtttttatattttgggggggggggggtccggactccctgGACATACCCCTGGCAATGCAActgttatgtttcttttatataaatttctgtgttcaatatagatatatttttcaatgctcattccatgaaaaagaaaagttaacacacatcaaatcacatgtgtcagtcagtgacaattcccgtcagacagtgacgctccatttttatggccaaagagaggaaaccattgcttacacaaagtcacgattttgcatacgtttgggcaacacttagaactattttacgtatttcgtggattttcattatcttgcataatttcagagcaatgcgaagaaatgtgacaacgccacaaaacggagtttcatttttgtcagtcagtgacgacgactttgaagttcaaaatctccggttctactggggtcacagggtggtaccaaagccagtgtatgctttcactaactttttttggtggaatcctccagaaagttcctaaattgatttgtattaagtcaaaggggaaatatatgaacaaaaactgggtgtaacggtcagtcagtgacgcgtagaaatgCTCATTATTTGCCATTGCATTGATTGTAATTACCAGAAAATTTCCACTATTTTTCCCCTGCTGTAGCTatcattaatcaattttttcaattcctcTTTCCTTTGGTCTCTGTCACTGCATGATAGCTCACAATATCAGTGAAATATTGTGGACATGAAAATTTTTagacacaatagggtagtttcctttatcaaagaaaacgaaagtcattgattgcgattcgttacccaccattactgtattcataatatacaaatcatttcgttttagaaataccggtttagacgaatggcaatggtccatttttatcctcatttgaaaagggccagattggcgcccatgcgatgccacttcacgtgacgtcacagggacctagtttctatacgagaagataggagttacacgtcatctgaggttaccaatgcatgcatgaggcgcagagctcagggaaacatgtcttaataatcacttattaaaactagctaaggtcggaaagttttcttcatttgataaggtattaataatccttatttaagccaagttttaacctgcgtaattccgtgccccgtgtaaaacggccttcatggAAGTTGATCTGTATGCTGCATTTATCATTGCTTTTGTGTATTCTGCAAGCAGAAAAGTCAGTTTGGCAGAAGGCAACTTCTCTCACTCCTTATCAAATTATGTACCTCGAAGCATAAATCTTTTTTCTCCTACTCTCTCATGTATCACGTGAGCCATGTATAGGTTTTATGTAAATGAGCTGTTTGTCCTTCCAATTTATGCTAAGGAGTGAAGAATTCTTGGTAGGcaggggaggaggagaaaaataatgacagagttaaagggagtaggccataaTGTGCATTGGAGAGGGCAGTTGAAGATGAGATTGGAGATGGCTGGAGTGattcttaaatattccatgcaGACCTATGTTAACTGGTTGaatactttattaaaatattctgaaggtacctttttattagttttttctaATTCATTCAATTGCCCTATGGGTCTTCAAATCTGAAACGAATTCATAGTGATTACATTCTCTCAATCACTTTTTCAACCTGTAAGTTAGTTTGGAtaagtgaggatagagctcacacCAGACCAAGCCTCAGGCATATGAATTTAACACTCGAGGGTCGGGGACAAGTTCTTTCCATGAGTTAACTTTACACTTCCAGAATTTTTTTGTATGAGGTGTCTGAAGGGTTCACCCATCATTTACACTCTGGGATCCTACCTTAGCTATCTTGGTCTATCAGGAGCCCTAGGTTGCATGCTGCTAGGTGAATGGGCCCATAGGTGTTCTTCTAAATGTGCTTTGGTAGAGCATCCAATCACACTAAGGCTTCTCTTGCAGGCTTATTGAAATCTtgttttcttctcttttgtttGGTGTTTCTCATAATTAAAAGTATATTGATcagattttttcaatatccttttataTATGTTGTGCCATCTATCTAAGGAATGAAACCTTTCTTGGTTACAATGCTACTATGTTAAGGAATGCATTTTCTTGTATTGATCTTTCTCatgattttgtaaaatattagaTGAGGTTTATGTTTACGTATCAATGCCAcagaaaaagtttaaatttaatggTGTGCCTTCAGGTGACACATGCATAACGAGAACCTGCATTTATCCTCAAACAACCAGAATATTCATAAGTTGAAAAACCTCAAACCCTTACTGATCCATTAGGTGTTCGAGATGAGAAAATGCAAAAGGAACTCATGGAATCCTacttaatgtttaaaaaaaataacttatcccTTCACGTATTGCTTTCCAAACTACTTATTTCCAAGAACCTATACTTAATACTTCAACTTTACGGCTGCCTTCTTCCTTGAGATAGCGTGACCAGAAATGGCTGTAAAATGTGGGGTgcttacaaacaacattatatcCTTGAAAGCTTCACTGAAGATTGGCTAAATTGCCCATTACGTCGAAGTTTATTTACTTACAATTTACACTGTAGCCTTTGATGAGagataatggatgaaaaatattttaagatctgCCACAATAGCACTGCAAATTATGCCTCTGCTGTTATCATTCAGTTTCATTCAGTGACTCtggaagactggttcattcctgTGAATGACGTAAGAAAACTCACAATGAGATACAGATGGAGTCAGCGATGGAGTTGTAGTGGTAAAGGAGCTGTTTTTCCTCTGTAGTTGGTTGTTAAAATCCTTCCGAGGGAATAAATCTTTTTCAAAGACAAAGTGGcaataagataattttttatcctaatcAATGCATGTGAACCACTGctgttgtaataaaatttaatggcaaaaatCCATTTTGATTTCCTCAGAAATCGTTATGTATTAGTCTCGAAATCTCTTAACATGaagaatatggaaaattttcaggcaGGTATTTTTCTGCTTCTAGTCCTCTTTTGTATTACCCGACTCAATGACTTCTGCAAATGATTGCGACTTCACGCTGACAGTCGCTGTGAACTAAAGAATTATTCCTTATTCAGTTCATtccaatacttttgaatttgaCTGTACAATCTTTCGAGAAAAGGAGGGAAGAAATGGCAAGAAAGGGAAGCTAGTCGCATACCACTGTCCTCCTATCACAGACTCTTATTAAATCTAAGCAAATGCACAGCAGTACATTTCTTGCAGATTGTTGCAGGTCGCTCAACTATCCCTAAGTATGGATGGTGTGCATGTGAAGGTGACAGATGAGGTGTAGTGTGTGGGAGTTTCGGTAACTTCAAACCTATTGTGGGGaacatcatcattagttaacaagTTTGgttggccgtcccttgcccttttacccttccacttgtccttcaacgattgtcttcatcaggccatcgtgcctcaaaatgtggctaactaggttgtcccgtcttctgcttaaggtttttaggaggcttctcttttctcccactcttcttagcacttcctcgttagttacgtggtcaatccattttatcttcatcattcttcggtagcaccacatttcgaatgctttcactcttgacttctctgctgctgtcaacgtccaagcctcgcttccatagagaaacatactccacatgtagcatctgatgaattgtttccttacttctatgcttgtattctcagctgtaataagattcttctttttgtagaaagccctctttgcctgcgctattctactgactatttctttcttgctttgtccatcgttggtaatttttcttcccaggtaagaaaactttcacctcttcaagcttatgctttcctaggttaatctttgtcttagcctcctctcttttgctgcaaactcatatcttagtcttctttttgttgattttcagctgatatgtggccattgtcctttccatatttgtcaaagtcttcttcaaatccttctgtctcggctatgactgctatgtcgtcagcaaatcgcagcatactaattttttctccatggatattgacGCCCAAagatttctccttgatttcattgatggcatTCTCAATGTAAACACAAAAAATTAtggggaaagtgcacacccttgtctcaccccttttcttattcttgcttctgcaccgttgggtccacatttgatcacagccaCTTGGTTATTATACAAACTATGAAAAGTTCTACGTTCTTTGTAGAGcacgatttctttcagaattctcagcattgaattccattccacgttatcaaatgccttctctaaatcgacaaatgctatgaaagtgggtttgtttttctccattctcttctctatgagcatcctaagagccaaaattgcttctcttgtgcccctgcttttccttaATCCAAATTGGtactcatccaggaattcttctgctcttcattctattctcctgtaaatgattcttgttaGAATCTTGGACGCATGTgttgtcaggcttatggtcctaaagtcttcgcaCTTTTCTGCTCTcctctttttgggtatgggaatgaggATGTTCTTCTTGAAGTCACAAGGTacatctcctgttgagtacatattgcAGGTAGTTTTATACGGTGGAGTTATGACCTTTTCTCCTGTATTTTTGATTAGCTCAGCTGGAATGTCAtttattcctggggccttattctttcacaggtctcttattgcagcgtcaaattcctatcttaacacgttgcgtaccggggtatttaaattcccaggaattctgggtggaggtgttgagattataaatatgtgcctattagggcgtaatgcctttggtttaaacatggttaaaaagctaatgtttagaatatagctttacccaatcaaacgttatgatgcatcaattcattatgaataacgaacaacaagtgaaaacgtactaatgaatacgatttgtacgctttaaaattgtttaggttgacgcgcctaaatgacgagaattttcttcatccgtccggaacgttcgggaaaaaaatgacgagaattctcgccttCCGTACACAATGTGTTAAGATGCTCTCTCCAATGTTGTCCTTTTCAACTTAACTTTCCTCTTTGACaatttttgagctaagtttgcttcggctgtataattcctccaggtattccttccatctctcagCTTTGTCTTCGTGTTCtattagaatatttccattcttaacCCTTATGGTTTTGCATCCTGTGCTTCGTTCCTTGAAACAGTTCCTCACTATTCTTCAGGtagcttccactttcccttgtacaaGGTTTTTGTGCATGTCCTTGCATATTTTCCTCATTCGCGCTtttctggctttcctcgctttgcggcaaatcttgttctttattctcttg
It encodes the following:
- the LOC124165052 gene encoding prefoldin subunit 5, encoding MASQEGPQLHQVDLTKLSLPQLSQLKQQLDQELTVFQDSLQTLKIAQQKFQDSGDSLEKITPKAEGNPILVPLTGSMYVPGKIADANSVIVDVGTGYFIEKDIDSAKDYFKRKVNYVTEQMEKIQTLGLEKSKIRDAVMDVMEMKFQAQLQLQEAAASAAAAKS